The Cololabis saira isolate AMF1-May2022 chromosome 20, fColSai1.1, whole genome shotgun sequence genome includes a window with the following:
- the LOC133420904 gene encoding early growth response protein 4-like, with translation MLLRRDDSFMSDFEDACSAWMDSSASSSPAGSPFSSHVFSPGTDASDSDFFSDFSDCSSDALFSPSLQEYEAAGGLLFPEQGPPSPEPLEPRSPSPAPALSSTADAILTMITEIVGICTEMEQTRWQQEGQGPPQQGPPAPAPAPAAPAAPQLLVKSEFRSSGCGGGCSRGSVPGIEAPFPAAAEAVAPLPALELLDSLLKQEPLEDWLKGLGPPPAPTGGDPGCYVITGPLQGGDAHLLSLLLQGALPPQGAPGAPSRSAPPRRKRGPPGAPRGVKPFPCSVHGCARRFSRSDELNRHVRVHTGHKPFACAICARTFSRSDHLTTHTRTHTGEKPFPCDVCGKRFARSDERKRHGRVHVKQQLRAQVMAACTLALNPAPARARSEELVTSRRC, from the exons ATGCTGCTGCGGCGCGACGACAGCTTCATGTCGGACTTCGAGGACGCCTGCTCCGCCTGGATGGACAGCAGCGCGAGTTCGAGCCCCGCGGGCTCTCCCTTCTCCTCCCACG TTTTCTCCCCGGGAACCGACGCCTCCGACTCGGACTTCTTCTCCGACTTCAGCGACTGCTCCTCGGACGCGCTTTTCTCCCCGTCCCTGCAGGAGTACGAGGCTGCGGGGGGGCTGTTGTTCCCGGAGCAGGGGCCCCCCTCCCCGGAGCCCctggagccccgctccccctccccgGCCCCGGCCCTGAGCAGCACCGCCGACGCCATCCTCACCATGATCACGGAGATCGTGGGGATCTGCACCGAGATGGAGCAGACGCGGTGGCAGCAGGAGGGCCAGGGCCCCCCCCAGCAGGGCCCCCCCGCCCCGGCCCCCGCCCCCGCCGCCCCTGCGGCCCCGCAGCTGCTCGTGAAGAGCGAGTTCCGGAGCTCCGGCTGCGGCGGCGGCTGCTCGCGGGGCTCCGTGCCCGGGATCGAGGCGCCTTTCCCGGCCGCGGCGGAGGCCGTCGCCCCGCTGCCCGCCCTGGAGCTTCTGGACTCCCTGCTGAAGCAGGAGCCGCTGGAGGACTGGCTGAAGGGCCTGGGGCCCCCGCCCGCCCCCACGGGGGGGGACCCCGGCTGCTACGTCATCACCGGGCCGCTGCAGGGCGGGGACGCGCATCTGCTCTCCCTGCTGCTGCAGGGCGCGCTCCCGCCCCAGGGGGCCCCGGGGGCCCCCAGCAGGAGCGCCCCCCCCAGGAGGAAGAGGGGGCCCCCCGGGGCCCCCAGGGGCGTGAAGCCGTTCCCGTGCAGCGTGCACGGCTGCGCGCGCCGCTTCTCGCGCTCCGACGAGCTGAACCGGCACGTGCGCGTGCACACGGGCCACAAGCCCTTTGCGTGCGCGATCTGCGCGCGCACCTTCAGCCGCAGCGACCACCTGaccacgcacacgcgcacgcacacgggcgagaagccgttCCCGTGCGACGTGTGCGGGAAGAGGTTCGCGCGCAGCGACGAGCGCAAGAGGCACGGGCGCGTGCACGTCAAGCAGCAGCTGCGCGCGCAGGTGATGGCCGCGTGCACGCTGGCGCTGAACCCCGCACCGGCGCGTGCACGCTCTGAGGAGCTGGTGACGTCACGCAGGTGTTGA